From Toxorhynchites rutilus septentrionalis strain SRP chromosome 2, ASM2978413v1, whole genome shotgun sequence, a single genomic window includes:
- the LOC129768409 gene encoding uncharacterized protein LOC129768409 isoform X3, translated as MLKWVVTRGPGALAPDVPRIDAQRNCSCDKENHCEELFEIENNNSYAFNDLGNFFSPRKSRVSSGPLIRFASHDCVCSPYSPRFDGVSSSVEAFSKSKTLPTKEDPSCTPLTSRSSTQGRTRKLRSRRERNKTLVKRLCETSLGDLSEIATPKASQRQTVDPVSDLFKLYRDPGSAELLQNLLHSNQVFNEREVKTPEGPSPLECGRLFRQRAVRRKQSKAVTSLHQLQFDPNDSASIFNCFVFRELAQEGLL; from the coding sequence ATGCTCAAGTGGGTCGTTACACGAGGTCCCGGCGCATTAGCCCCAGATGTTCCCCGAATCGACGCTCAAAGAAACTGTTCATGCGACAAGGAAAACCACTGTGAAGAGCTGTTTGAAATCGAAAACAACAATTCGTACGCCTTCAACGATCTGGGGAACTTCTTCAGCCCCAGAAAGAGTCGCGTTTCCTCTGGACCACTGATCCGCTTCGCCTCCCACGATTGCGTCTGCTCTCCCTACTCACCCAGGTTCGACGGTGTCTCCAGCAGTGTTGAAGCATTTTCGAAAAGCAAAACTTTACCCACCAAAGAAGATCCAAGCTGTACGCCACTTACCTCGCGTAGTTCGACCCAAGGTCGCACCAGGAAGCTACGCTCTCGGCGTGAGCGCAACAAAACGCTGGTCAAGCGCCTGTGCGAAACTAGTTTGGGAGATCTCTCGGAAATTGCCACACCAAAAGCCTCTCAACGACAAACGGTGGATCCCGTGAGTGATTTGTTTAAACTGTACAGAGACCCTGGGAGTGCCGAACTGCTCCAAAACTTGCTCCACTCCAACCAGGTGTTCAACGAGCGTGAAGTGAAAACACCCGAAGGTCCAAGTCCGCTGGAATGTGGAAGGCTTTTCCGACAGCGAGCGGTCCGGAGGAAGCAAAGTAAAGCCGTCACTTCGCTCCACCAATTGCAGTTCGATCCAAACGACAGTGCCAGCATCTTCAATTGTTTTGTGTTCCGGGAGTTGGCACAAGAGGGACTTTTGTAG
- the LOC129768409 gene encoding uncharacterized protein LOC129768409 isoform X2 has protein sequence MTTTGREPATLRHKKEIMLKWVVTRGPGALAPDVPRIDAQRNCSCDKENHCEELFEIENNNSYAFNDLGNFFSPRKSRVSSGPLIRFASHDCVCSPYSPRFDGVSSSVEAFSKSKTLPTKEDPSCTPLTSRSSTQGRTRKLRSRRERNKTLVKRLCETSLGDLSEIATPKASQRQTVDPVSDLFKLYRDPGSAELLQNLLHSNQVFNEREVKTPEGPSPLECGRLFRQRAVRRKQSKAVTSLHQLQFDPNDSASIFNCFVFRELAQEGLL, from the coding sequence AAATCATGCTCAAGTGGGTCGTTACACGAGGTCCCGGCGCATTAGCCCCAGATGTTCCCCGAATCGACGCTCAAAGAAACTGTTCATGCGACAAGGAAAACCACTGTGAAGAGCTGTTTGAAATCGAAAACAACAATTCGTACGCCTTCAACGATCTGGGGAACTTCTTCAGCCCCAGAAAGAGTCGCGTTTCCTCTGGACCACTGATCCGCTTCGCCTCCCACGATTGCGTCTGCTCTCCCTACTCACCCAGGTTCGACGGTGTCTCCAGCAGTGTTGAAGCATTTTCGAAAAGCAAAACTTTACCCACCAAAGAAGATCCAAGCTGTACGCCACTTACCTCGCGTAGTTCGACCCAAGGTCGCACCAGGAAGCTACGCTCTCGGCGTGAGCGCAACAAAACGCTGGTCAAGCGCCTGTGCGAAACTAGTTTGGGAGATCTCTCGGAAATTGCCACACCAAAAGCCTCTCAACGACAAACGGTGGATCCCGTGAGTGATTTGTTTAAACTGTACAGAGACCCTGGGAGTGCCGAACTGCTCCAAAACTTGCTCCACTCCAACCAGGTGTTCAACGAGCGTGAAGTGAAAACACCCGAAGGTCCAAGTCCGCTGGAATGTGGAAGGCTTTTCCGACAGCGAGCGGTCCGGAGGAAGCAAAGTAAAGCCGTCACTTCGCTCCACCAATTGCAGTTCGATCCAAACGACAGTGCCAGCATCTTCAATTGTTTTGTGTTCCGGGAGTTGGCACAAGAGGGACTTTTGTAG